The DNA sequence GCGCAGCTTCTCCCTCCGCGGTGAATGTGCCGGCAGCGCCGGAGTTTGATGTGGGGACCATATGGCAGTAATCATGAAGGGAGCTTGGAAATACTTGGGATTGTTTTTTGGGGCTTTCCTCGTACTAAGCTCCTGTGATTATATTCTGGGGCCGGATGTACCGGTGGGGGAAGAAAATCTCACGGTTACCGTGGGCGGAGGCTTTAGCCGGGCGCTTTCCTCCGATGTTACCGGTACGTTCTGGTACACCTTTACTTTTACCGGACCGGACCAATTAATTACGAAAGAGCTTGAGCCGGGGGTGGAATCCTTCAGGGTGTCCGCAAGCCTGGGCGAATGGACCATCAACGCCGAAGCCTATATGGATGCTGAAAAAACTATCCATGTGGGAACCGGGAGTATAGTATCCTATAGGGTTATTGCGGGCTTAAATTCGGTGAAGGTCCCCATGACGGAGACCGAAGAATATACCGCCAAGGTTATAACCGGGTTTAGCCTTGGGATTCCCGGGGAGCTGGTGGTTATAAGTGAAGATACCCACAGTATTACGGTCACGGTACCCTTCGGTACCGATATTACCGGCCTTAATCCGGTGGTAACCCATACCGGATTAGGGTACGCCCCGGCGGGTAATCGGGACTTTACCAATCCGGTTACCTACACGGTCAGTTCGGCGGATGGTTTAAGCCGGGAATACAGGGTAACCGTTGCTTTTACTGCCGCGGATTTTGTGGCGATGAAATGGCTGACCGGGACGATTACGCCGGCGATTACGAACAGTTCCGGTCTTACCCTGGAAACTGGCTTGAAGGTAAGAGCTTTCAGCGATCCTGCCTATAATAATCCGATTATTACCGATCCGCCCACGGTTACGGTAAGCGGTGGCAGCTGGGCTCTGAAAGTTCCGGTTAGCGTAACCGATGTCTATTTCAAGCTGGAGCAAAACTTGATCGGTTGGGTTTACAGCGGTGCGGCAACAGCATCGGGTATCTCCACCCCCATCCCGGATGAAGGACAAACCGGGATAGGTCTTACCATGACCATTCCTGCCCCGGTGGCGCATCGGGCAGTAGGAAACGGTTTTTATTATTCCACCCTTCAGGATGCGATAAATGATTCTTCCAATACCGCATCCGTAACTAACCCGGATACTATAACACTGCTTAATACTATATTTATTGGCGGAACGCCCGTGCCTCCGAACGTGAGCGAACCGCCGCTAATAATCCCTGCCGGGAAACATGTAAAACTTATTCACAACGGATCGCCGCTAAGTATAACGCGAAACGCAGACAGTCTACCTAGTCTTATTACGGTGGAAGACGGCGGATCGCTGGAAGTGGGGGACACCGGTGATACTGTAACTGCATACATTACCATTGACGGTAATAGAAGTAACTATATTGCGAATGCAGCTCTGATTACCGTAAACGGAATATTCAAGATGAGCGGTGGTGACATCACTGGGAATGCTGGTCCTTGGGACGGCGGCGGGGTGTTTGTTGATTATGGAGGCAGCTTTGAAATGAGCGGCGGTACCATCACTGGGAA is a window from the Treponema primitia ZAS-1 genome containing:
- a CDS encoding DUF6273 domain-containing protein; this encodes MAVIMKGAWKYLGLFFGAFLVLSSCDYILGPDVPVGEENLTVTVGGGFSRALSSDVTGTFWYTFTFTGPDQLITKELEPGVESFRVSASLGEWTINAEAYMDAEKTIHVGTGSIVSYRVIAGLNSVKVPMTETEEYTAKVITGFSLGIPGELVVISEDTHSITVTVPFGTDITGLNPVVTHTGLGYAPAGNRDFTNPVTYTVSSADGLSREYRVTVAFTAADFVAMKWLTGTITPAITNSSGLTLETGLKVRAFSDPAYNNPIITDPPTVTVSGGSWALKVPVSVTDVYFKLEQNLIGWVYSGAATASGISTPIPDEGQTGIGLTMTIPAPVAHRAVGNGFYYSTLQDAINDSSNTASVTNPDTITLLNTIFIGGTPVPPNVSEPPLIIPAGKHVKLIHNGSPLSITRNADSLPSLITVEDGGSLEVGDTGDTVTAYITIDGNRSNYIANAALITVNGIFKMSGGDITGNAGPWDGGGVFVDYGGSFEMSGGTITGNTAGAGGGVYVNGGNFAMSGGTITGNTTDQGGGVFVVQGTFTMSGTAVVDAAAGNEVFLMNGNRIAISGNLTANPAAKIIYATAATPPSFGTQLLDGSSGDIAANYAKFLYNTDPPGRIDNLGKYCSGYSLGTPSPDLKSYFGILTSGTAGVTEVFNALHSLIAAPQGGDNFASIIQLGDYIDLPSLTIDSTPISDMPVTGGQLLRLIVVGINSFKANGLYTGVPNAPNHVVFQFQNMPVTHRMHSSNVNTMGYEDSEMRTYLTNSFLPGLKTAIGLTDDTILWAPTRYAANKGSGADGTQTIMDKLWLPTEREMFGSNTYSSTVYETAANQARLEYYVDNTKRAKYDSTNTVSWYWLASPHRGAVFDFCVSSNPIGANVHYAGTVGGCAPAFCVQ